One Polyangiaceae bacterium DNA segment encodes these proteins:
- a CDS encoding SPOR domain-containing protein: METVNVRNLEQIHEDDPRKKGSRLVTLLLASLGGAALVVVFTMSSKRTGPPRQNAQDPLAALVASAKQDTLPAEKVDDEHVTFPSILSDDQHPTTALAAVKDERGRLIGTDDPLAQPSATAPPVAADRLPVVPLPVGTLLSSTPVTRDPKDSLTKLATDVSKADDKNLAPPGAEGGYQIQVASFKKQEDADALVEDLRKRGHSAFRQAAYVPDRGLWHRVRVGPFKSRYQANLYKKKFEKMERVSPYVVDPDKVRLAEEIRAARLAAQKRRSPR; encoded by the coding sequence ATGGAGACCGTGAACGTACGCAACCTGGAGCAGATCCACGAGGACGACCCGCGGAAGAAGGGCTCGCGCCTCGTCACTCTGCTGTTGGCCTCACTGGGCGGCGCCGCGCTCGTCGTGGTGTTCACCATGAGCTCGAAGCGCACCGGGCCGCCGCGGCAGAACGCACAAGACCCGTTGGCCGCGCTGGTGGCGTCGGCGAAGCAAGACACGCTGCCAGCCGAGAAGGTCGATGATGAGCACGTCACGTTTCCGTCCATCCTCAGTGACGACCAGCATCCGACGACCGCCCTGGCCGCCGTGAAGGACGAGCGCGGTCGCTTGATCGGAACCGACGACCCCTTGGCGCAACCGAGCGCAACGGCACCGCCGGTGGCCGCGGATCGGCTTCCCGTGGTGCCACTGCCGGTGGGCACGCTGCTCAGCTCCACGCCGGTCACCCGAGATCCCAAGGACTCCTTGACCAAGCTGGCCACGGACGTCTCCAAGGCCGACGACAAGAACCTGGCCCCACCCGGTGCCGAGGGCGGCTACCAGATCCAGGTCGCGAGCTTCAAGAAGCAGGAAGACGCGGACGCTTTGGTGGAGGATCTGCGCAAGCGGGGCCACAGCGCCTTCCGACAGGCGGCCTACGTCCCCGATCGAGGCCTTTGGCATCGCGTTCGCGTCGGGCCCTTCAAGAGTCGCTATCAGGCGAATCTCTACAAGAAGAAGTTCGAGAAGATGGAGCGCGTGAGCCCCTACGTGGTGGACCCCGACAAGGTCAGGTTGGCCGAGGAGATCCGCGCTGCCCGTCTGGCTGCGCAGAAGCGTCGCTCACCGCGTTGA
- a CDS encoding sugar phosphate nucleotidyltransferase translates to MSCAMVLCAGLGTRLRPLTDELPKPLVPLGDRPLLAHIWARLQAAGTRRLVINTHHLANRFVNVHELLHTKVQQVHEEEIRGTAGGIAGARALLGPGSVVVWNGDILASPPLGSLLSAAGETGLAFAVCPRPKGEGTLGVDAAGSIVRLRGHQFGVEVRGGDYLGVAALDEATRAALPERGCLVGDVALPALAAGRRVRAVDAPGPWTDLGDPESYHAANLRWLEQEALDTFRAADARVAPGVELEQCVLGGGVEVRGSGRLTRVVAWPGAILEAPLSDAIVLGSGRVVSISR, encoded by the coding sequence GTGAGCTGCGCGATGGTGCTGTGTGCCGGGCTGGGGACCCGCCTGCGTCCGCTGACGGACGAGTTGCCGAAGCCTTTGGTTCCCCTGGGCGACAGGCCGTTGCTCGCCCACATCTGGGCTCGGCTGCAGGCGGCGGGCACTCGACGCCTGGTGATCAACACGCATCACTTGGCGAATCGTTTCGTCAATGTTCATGAACTCTTGCACACCAAAGTTCAGCAAGTGCACGAGGAAGAAATCCGTGGCACGGCCGGTGGGATCGCGGGCGCGCGGGCACTCTTGGGTCCCGGATCCGTGGTGGTTTGGAACGGCGATATACTCGCGTCGCCTCCCCTCGGCTCGCTGCTGAGCGCGGCCGGCGAAACGGGACTTGCCTTCGCAGTGTGTCCCAGGCCCAAAGGCGAGGGAACCCTGGGGGTGGATGCGGCTGGTTCCATCGTTCGGCTTCGTGGGCATCAGTTCGGCGTGGAGGTCCGGGGCGGCGACTACCTTGGCGTGGCCGCGCTGGATGAAGCGACGCGCGCCGCCCTGCCCGAGCGCGGCTGCCTTGTGGGTGACGTAGCGCTGCCCGCGCTGGCGGCGGGTCGCCGTGTGCGGGCCGTGGATGCGCCAGGGCCTTGGACGGATTTGGGCGATCCAGAGAGCTACCACGCCGCGAATCTTCGCTGGCTGGAGCAAGAGGCGCTCGACACCTTTCGCGCGGCGGACGCGCGCGTGGCGCCGGGTGTCGAGCTGGAGCAGTGCGTGCTGGGCGGGGGAGTGGAGGTTCGGGGCTCGGGGCGGCTGACGCGGGTCGTGGCGTGGCCGGGTGCGATCCTCGAGGCTCCGCTATCGGATGCCATCGTGCTCGGCAGCGGTCGGGTCGTGTCGATCTCCCGCTGA
- a CDS encoding rhomboid family intramembrane serine protease: protein MSYGESSQFVLPKPGRALKGLMLALFSIWLSFALALNWANVPQETFLLFAGSTQRILEGQIWRLFTAPLLHAPTVGGIVMVLFGLYFLTPTLEERWGGKRTLWFLGISSVFAYVFQSLLELALGPTLGARLVGEYWLSAVPAIEAIAIAWALTFRGQTVRLFFILPVTSRGLILFVVGMSVLYVITLERPMCGLLSPFGGMIAGYLFGGGTPSPARRAWLSLRLARLEREAARERHSRRRRVEKSGLSVIHGGKDDDDDKPGPDGNLLN from the coding sequence GTGAGCTACGGCGAGTCTTCACAATTCGTACTGCCCAAGCCCGGGCGAGCGCTGAAGGGCTTGATGCTGGCGCTGTTCAGCATCTGGCTCTCTTTCGCCCTCGCCCTCAACTGGGCGAACGTGCCTCAGGAGACGTTCCTGCTGTTTGCGGGCAGCACCCAGCGCATCTTGGAAGGGCAGATCTGGCGCTTGTTCACCGCGCCGCTCCTGCACGCTCCGACGGTCGGCGGCATCGTGATGGTCCTGTTCGGCCTGTACTTCCTCACGCCAACGTTGGAGGAACGCTGGGGCGGTAAGCGAACCCTGTGGTTCCTCGGCATCTCCAGCGTGTTCGCCTACGTGTTCCAGAGCCTGCTGGAACTGGCCCTCGGCCCGACCCTCGGCGCGCGCTTGGTGGGTGAGTACTGGCTCAGCGCGGTGCCTGCCATCGAGGCCATTGCCATCGCCTGGGCGCTGACTTTTCGAGGTCAGACGGTGCGCTTGTTCTTCATCTTGCCGGTGACTTCGCGCGGCCTGATCCTGTTCGTGGTGGGTATGTCGGTGCTCTACGTCATCACCCTCGAACGCCCCATGTGTGGCCTGCTGTCGCCTTTCGGCGGCATGATCGCGGGCTACCTGTTCGGAGGCGGCACGCCTTCCCCCGCACGCCGGGCATGGCTGTCTTTGCGCCTCGCGAGGCTGGAGCGGGAAGCCGCACGGGAGCGCCATTCGCGACGGCGCCGGGTCGAAAAGTCGGGACTCTCGGTCATCCACGGCGGCAAGGACGACGACGACGACAAGCCCGGCCCCGACGGCAACCTGCTGAACTAG
- the nikR gene encoding nickel-responsive transcriptional regulator NikR, giving the protein MSRLVRFGVAMEEDALASFDELLVRRGYENRSEALRDLVRRELDRDAWEQGEPAVATITLVYDHHVRELTERLNEIQHDHGEYIISTLHVHLDHDHCLEVIAAKGPARALRAMAERLIGTRGVRSGDVVAAALPPGSDA; this is encoded by the coding sequence ATGAGCCGCCTGGTGCGCTTTGGGGTGGCGATGGAGGAGGACGCCCTGGCCAGCTTCGACGAGTTGCTCGTGCGTCGTGGGTACGAGAATCGCTCCGAAGCGTTGCGGGACCTGGTTCGCCGCGAGCTCGACCGAGACGCTTGGGAACAAGGGGAACCCGCCGTTGCCACCATCACTCTGGTGTACGACCATCACGTGCGCGAGCTGACCGAGCGCTTGAACGAGATCCAACACGACCATGGCGAGTACATCATCTCCACCTTGCACGTGCACCTCGACCATGATCACTGCCTGGAGGTGATCGCAGCAAAGGGGCCCGCTCGCGCGCTTCGCGCGATGGCCGAGCGCCTGATCGGCACCCGCGGCGTGCGCAGTGGGGACGTGGTTGCCGCGGCGCTGCCGCCCGGCTCAGACGCGTGA
- a CDS encoding aspartate carbamoyltransferase catalytic subunit translates to MTAQRLRHLLSANDLDAEGAARILDTAEAFLEVSRRPIRKVPTLRGKTVINCFFEASTRTRTSFELAGKRLGADVVNIGGSSSSTSKGETLKDTVATLDAMHADVIVVRHSASGAPHYVTRVARGAVVNAGDGTHEHPTQALLDAFTIRKHFGKLAGLNVTIVGDVQHSRVARSNAILLRTLGARVRLAGPRTMLPFPADALGAEAFDRLEPALEGADVVMMLRIQRERLGAALFPTLREYSREYGLNQRRLSLAAPGAIVMHPGPMNRGVEIADDIADGERSVILNQVEAGVAVRMAVLYVCASDPNEPPPEF, encoded by the coding sequence ATGACCGCCCAGCGCCTTCGACACTTGCTGTCCGCCAACGACCTGGACGCCGAGGGAGCCGCGCGCATCCTGGACACCGCCGAGGCGTTCTTGGAGGTCAGCCGTCGTCCGATCCGCAAGGTCCCCACCCTGCGCGGCAAGACGGTGATCAACTGCTTCTTCGAAGCCTCGACGCGCACGCGCACCAGCTTCGAGTTGGCGGGCAAGCGCCTCGGCGCGGACGTCGTCAACATCGGCGGCTCGAGCTCCAGCACCAGCAAGGGCGAGACCCTGAAGGACACGGTCGCGACCCTGGACGCCATGCATGCCGACGTGATCGTCGTGCGCCACTCGGCGAGCGGCGCGCCGCACTACGTGACGCGGGTAGCGCGAGGCGCAGTGGTCAACGCCGGCGACGGCACCCACGAACACCCCACCCAAGCGCTACTCGACGCTTTCACCATTCGCAAACACTTCGGAAAACTTGCGGGACTGAACGTCACCATCGTCGGTGACGTGCAGCACAGCCGCGTCGCCCGCTCGAACGCGATCTTGTTGCGCACCCTGGGCGCTCGGGTGCGGCTCGCAGGGCCCCGCACCATGCTGCCCTTCCCCGCCGACGCCCTCGGCGCCGAAGCCTTCGATCGCCTCGAGCCCGCGCTGGAGGGCGCCGACGTGGTGATGATGCTGCGCATCCAGCGCGAACGTCTGGGCGCCGCCCTGTTTCCCACCCTGCGCGAATACTCGCGGGAGTATGGCCTGAATCAACGACGCTTGAGCCTGGCCGCCCCAGGCGCCATCGTGATGCACCCGGGACCGATGAATCGCGGGGTGGAAATCGCCGATGACATCGCCGACGGGGAGCGGAGCGTGATCTTGAATCAGGTCGAAGCTGGCGTGGCCGTGCGCATGGCCGTGCTCTACGTCTGCGCCAGCGATCCCAACGAACCGCCACCCGAGTTCTGA
- a CDS encoding SPFH domain-containing protein, with protein sequence MPTGSKENYSMGIVDFVKGGVQRMMIARPDDKKELVVFKHPDQTFPFWSQLTVDSDEVCLFFKDGQYQGGLGAGRHTLQTQNIPFLNSLVDKFTGGNVFISELFFVTTKPMYNQGFGGPIGSMRDPELDIRVNPRAFGTYAYKIADPVKFVLEFIGQTGAADPDRAMQWVRDQILMGLKSTLTRLIKSGELTMMDLGTAGPDVARAIVADCPDLAKCGIQVLEIAKLNINLSEEDQARIDEFQDQIVQAKIDARKAKIAVSQAEAEAQQRQFQLDQEFANRARYVNQLDVGRYQQYAQAEAMMGLGQGLAEGGGGDGGGTAAAGMAAGMGLGAGMMYGGRMPQGYGPPPQGYPPPGYGYPPQQGYPPPGYGYPPQGYGQPPQQGYPPPQQGQGYPPPQGQGGYGPPPGYGPPPGPPGAPPGAPPGAPPPGAVAGSPPAAAPAAAGCPKCGAQNSGGKFCAECGTQLG encoded by the coding sequence GTGCCGACTGGATCAAAGGAGAACTACTCGATGGGGATCGTGGACTTCGTCAAAGGTGGCGTCCAGCGCATGATGATTGCGCGGCCGGATGACAAGAAAGAGCTCGTCGTCTTCAAGCATCCGGATCAGACATTCCCTTTCTGGAGTCAGCTCACCGTCGACTCGGATGAAGTCTGTCTGTTCTTCAAGGACGGACAGTATCAGGGCGGATTGGGCGCTGGGCGACACACGCTGCAGACGCAGAACATCCCGTTCCTCAACTCGCTCGTCGACAAATTCACCGGCGGCAACGTCTTCATCAGCGAGCTGTTCTTCGTCACCACCAAGCCGATGTACAACCAGGGCTTCGGCGGCCCGATCGGATCGATGCGCGATCCCGAACTCGACATTCGCGTCAACCCGCGTGCCTTTGGCACCTACGCGTACAAGATCGCCGACCCGGTCAAGTTCGTGCTGGAGTTCATCGGCCAGACTGGAGCAGCAGATCCCGATCGCGCCATGCAGTGGGTGCGCGACCAGATCCTGATGGGGCTCAAGAGCACGCTCACCCGCCTGATCAAGTCGGGGGAGCTGACGATGATGGACCTCGGCACTGCCGGGCCGGACGTGGCGCGCGCCATCGTCGCGGACTGTCCGGATCTGGCGAAGTGCGGGATCCAGGTGCTCGAGATCGCGAAGCTGAACATCAACTTGTCCGAGGAGGACCAGGCCCGCATCGACGAGTTCCAGGACCAAATCGTCCAGGCCAAGATTGATGCTCGCAAAGCGAAGATCGCGGTCTCCCAGGCCGAGGCGGAAGCACAGCAGCGACAGTTCCAGCTCGACCAGGAGTTCGCCAACCGCGCGCGCTACGTCAACCAACTCGACGTGGGCCGCTACCAGCAGTACGCGCAGGCCGAGGCCATGATGGGTCTTGGACAGGGGCTCGCGGAGGGTGGCGGTGGTGATGGTGGTGGCACGGCCGCTGCCGGAATGGCCGCAGGCATGGGTCTCGGCGCGGGGATGATGTACGGCGGTCGCATGCCACAGGGCTACGGCCCACCGCCTCAAGGCTACCCTCCTCCGGGCTACGGCTATCCGCCCCAGCAGGGCTACCCTCCGCCCGGTTATGGCTACCCGCCTCAGGGCTACGGACAGCCTCCGCAGCAGGGCTACCCGCCGCCGCAACAAGGGCAAGGCTATCCACCACCCCAAGGACAGGGTGGCTACGGTCCTCCGCCCGGCTACGGCCCTCCTCCCGGTCCGCCGGGAGCACCACCCGGCGCACCGCCGGGAGCACCTCCGCCTGGAGCGGTTGCGGGTTCGCCGCCCGCGGCCGCGCCTGCTGCAGCTGGCTG
- the pyrR gene encoding bifunctional pyr operon transcriptional regulator/uracil phosphoribosyltransferase PyrR, whose product MQVILDAEAVERGLRRVAGQIIENSQGLEDVVLIGIRRGGEPIAARLAHWFARLESVQVPRGTVDITLYRDDSATALANPKIGPSSVPGSLKDKVVVLCDDVVHTGRTVRAAIDALMDYGRPRRIELAALVDRGGRELPIQPNYVVLQVSLAPDARVEVSEQEGKLLALLDGEARPLTRSSPP is encoded by the coding sequence GTGCAGGTCATTCTCGATGCCGAAGCGGTCGAGCGCGGGTTGCGCCGCGTCGCCGGACAGATCATCGAAAATAGCCAAGGGCTGGAGGACGTCGTACTGATCGGCATCCGCCGAGGCGGTGAGCCGATCGCCGCTCGCCTGGCTCACTGGTTCGCGCGCTTGGAGTCCGTGCAAGTGCCTCGCGGCACCGTGGACATCACGCTCTATCGCGATGATTCCGCGACGGCTCTGGCCAATCCCAAGATCGGTCCGAGCAGCGTGCCTGGCTCCCTGAAGGACAAGGTAGTGGTGCTGTGCGACGACGTCGTGCACACGGGACGCACGGTGCGAGCCGCGATCGATGCGCTGATGGACTATGGCCGCCCCCGCCGCATCGAGCTTGCTGCTCTCGTCGATCGGGGCGGCCGCGAATTGCCCATCCAACCCAACTACGTCGTACTCCAGGTCTCGCTCGCCCCCGATGCGCGCGTCGAGGTGAGCGAGCAGGAAGGCAAACTGCTGGCCCTGCTCGACGGCGAGGCACGACCCCTGACACGATCGAGCCCCCCATGA
- a CDS encoding anthranilate synthase component I family protein, with protein sequence MLRARVLELPPDPIALGRALAERPGLVIAWDAGPLGRSWLACDPVAEQHGVFDPEPELRLEPGPSELSQAPRWFGLLPYEAFRSVERSGRPPATDVRPAPHVEDCLWLRYGAVAEVGPWGVRVIGDDEAAIDTLCQRLRRPPVMGAAELIAREPEEPAAVHVARIERALEWIAQGQLYQVNLARLFQLSLRGSALELLARIGARTRAAYGFALQIGELQVVSTSPELFLRVTADGRVKTSPIKGTRPRGRDAIEDRALVIELESDPKERAELTMVVDVERNDLSRICVSGSVVLSGGYATNTHPTLHHRVAHVHGRLRPEVTRQQLFAATMPSGSVTGAPKLRAMEAIAELEAARRGLYTGAFGVLRHDGGLELGMAIRTLTARGERAHYFAGGGIVADSDPAREVEETLWKARQIAETAQNWPARGKGR encoded by the coding sequence ATGCTGCGCGCGCGTGTGCTCGAGCTACCCCCCGATCCCATCGCGCTCGGGCGTGCACTGGCGGAACGGCCCGGTCTAGTGATTGCGTGGGACGCGGGGCCCTTGGGCCGTTCCTGGCTCGCCTGTGATCCGGTTGCCGAGCAGCACGGCGTCTTCGATCCAGAGCCCGAACTCCGTCTGGAGCCGGGGCCGTCGGAGCTTTCGCAGGCTCCGCGCTGGTTTGGCTTGCTGCCCTACGAAGCGTTCCGCAGCGTGGAGCGCAGTGGCCGTCCCCCGGCGACCGACGTGCGGCCCGCGCCCCACGTGGAAGACTGCCTGTGGCTGCGCTACGGGGCCGTGGCGGAAGTCGGGCCGTGGGGAGTGCGCGTAATCGGCGACGACGAAGCCGCCATCGACACGCTCTGTCAGCGCCTGCGCCGCCCGCCCGTGATGGGCGCTGCGGAGCTCATTGCCCGCGAGCCCGAGGAGCCCGCGGCGGTGCACGTTGCACGCATCGAACGGGCCTTGGAGTGGATCGCCCAGGGTCAGCTCTATCAGGTCAATCTCGCACGGCTTTTTCAGTTGTCGCTGCGCGGCTCAGCCTTGGAGCTCTTGGCCCGCATCGGTGCGCGCACTCGCGCGGCCTACGGCTTCGCCCTGCAGATTGGGGAGCTGCAAGTGGTCAGCACCTCGCCCGAGCTCTTCTTGCGCGTGACTGCCGACGGCCGCGTGAAGACGTCGCCGATCAAGGGGACGCGCCCCCGAGGACGAGATGCGATCGAGGACCGCGCGCTGGTCATCGAACTCGAGTCGGATCCCAAGGAGCGCGCCGAACTCACGATGGTGGTGGACGTGGAACGCAACGATCTGTCGCGCATCTGCGTCAGCGGAAGCGTCGTACTTTCGGGGGGCTACGCCACGAACACGCATCCGACGCTTCACCATCGCGTTGCCCACGTGCACGGTCGCTTGCGGCCCGAAGTGACCCGGCAGCAGCTGTTCGCGGCGACGATGCCGAGCGGTAGTGTGACCGGGGCCCCCAAGCTTCGCGCCATGGAAGCCATCGCCGAACTCGAGGCGGCGCGACGCGGCCTGTACACTGGTGCCTTCGGTGTGCTGCGTCATGACGGCGGTCTGGAACTCGGGATGGCGATCCGCACCCTGACGGCCCGCGGCGAGCGCGCGCACTACTTCGCGGGCGGCGGCATCGTGGCGGACAGCGACCCGGCCCGGGAGGTCGAGGAGACGCTGTGGAAGGCGCGTCAGATCGCCGAGACCGCCCAAAACTGGCCCGCCCGGGGCAAAGGCAGGTAG